In Eleginops maclovinus isolate JMC-PN-2008 ecotype Puerto Natales chromosome 19, JC_Emac_rtc_rv5, whole genome shotgun sequence, the sequence TTATGGATCCTTACAAAAATGAAGTGTAAAGCTGTTTTACAGTGTGGTCTGTGCCGGGCTACCTGGACTACAACCCCTGCAATATATCAAATTTTCATTTATCCCCCGGTTTTTGTAGCGATTAAAGGAAAGATGGGATTATGCATGTAGCTTAAGAGGTTGTGATACcttttggacagagccagaCTACTTGTTCAAATCTGTTTCCAGTCTTCATGCAGATccaagctaactggctgcttgCTCTAGATTAACATTCAGCATAAAAAAGTAAGAAAGATGTATTTAGCAGAGGTAACGATTTTCTTTTGTAACTTTAATTCCACAGACATTAGGTCTTGGTTTTATGATCTATATTACACGTGATGCTCTCTAGGGTACATCTCTTTACTAACAGCTTCCTAAATAAGAGTTGAAATAACACTGTTGGTGTTTCAGTGGACCTTGTAATATGCTCTCTGTGGATCAGATAGCGTGACAGAAATGGCCCCATGGGCAGGCCTCAGAAAAGCAGAACTAATGATGTGGCATCTTGCCACTCTGCTACAGTCATTCTGTAATTTATAGTCATTACACAGTGTTTACATTCACAAACAACCAGGCTCAGTGCCCTCGGGCTGACAAAAAGCAGCCGTTCAGCAGTACCAACACCCTGAAACCTAGCATGGACAAGTGCTCACCCACTGGGATTGAAGtaaaagaatgaataaatatttacacttttgATTCACACAGTTCTTCTAGCATATACAATATGATCGGTTACACTGTTTAGTCATTCAGAATTTCTTTTTCCTATAATGGGTTTTGCCTCTCTTCAAATTTCTTTCTCAAATGTTCCCCTCAAGTGCTCCCCTATCTTTATTCTCCTCCCTGAGAAACTGTACTCTCTCTCTATTGTCAACAGACTGGGCATGATGCCCAGCCATCTCGCACAGGGCTGACCCGCATCCCAATGTCCAAGAGCCTGAAGACAGGGAAGGCTGTCCTGGGATCCCTGGGGATCTCGGGTGGGGTGAAGATGGAGTCACGAACTGACAATCAGTCTATGAGGATAGAAGTAAAAAAATCCACTGTGAATAGCAATACTTTACAAAATGGAGGAAAAGCCTGATGAACCACCAAAATACTCAAACATATCTTACTATGGTGCTTTAGAGGGATTACAACTTTACCCACTGAAATAAAGCTCTGATTTTCCTATACTGTACATCTCAACTAGACATTACAGGGCACAGAGGCTTTTTGGTAATTAAATAAGCCATGTCTAtattttgtaaagcattttgtACTTATCTGTCTCATATCCATATCTGCAATTGAATCATGTTGTCCGTTTTTACAATGTGTATAGACATTTAGTTAACATACTATAATCAGAAAGTGCTGCTACTAACTGTTTCTTGCTTTGAGTGGGTGTCTCACATATACTGTAAGgagttttttaataatgttttataaggacacataataaaacaatatacttGTTTTCATgtaaattatttcattattttctgtaaagGATTTGTACTGAACaccattttaaatacatttgttttgaaagtgtACTATGTaggcaaataaaaacatgcaacaaagAAAGATAATTAATTGTGTTTAACTTATATATAGTATCTGTAGCAAACATTATTCTAACTATTTTATCATTCTATAGCAAAAGTCCTATCAATTCTATTTGGGATATTTTGCTGTCTCTATCGTAGGCAAACATATATATGGGACATAATGGACcctttctaaatgtatttgtgaATACTTGAACATGAACGTTTTTAGtgaatattaataaatacaaaaactcaAACTTTTCCAGGAATTAAATTGTTTCACTCACAAAGGTTTTGACAGTTATCATCAGCTGATTCCGCAGCACAGACTCTGTGATAAAGGGGCGTCGTCTTTTCCGCTGTGATGTAACAGCTACGTTCCATCATCCTATTGGCTCGGGAGCTTCCGGCTTCTTCCTCTGAGACGAGATTaactaaacagaaaaaaacaatgctaCAACGAGTAGACATTTGGATTAGATAGAGGGCAGATTTATCTGCTTAGAAAGTGTTATACTTTGCTTTAACGTGTTGTCTATTTGTTACCGTGTTGGATTAATTAACAGCAGCCGGCTGTCAACTACAGTAGATTATTTTGTTCGAAGTGGATTGCAGCCATGATGGCGTCAAGCTATAACGCTAAGGAAGAGGACGGTAATCACCCCGGTGCCGCGAATCATGCAGGGGCAGGGATTGTGAAAAGTAAAAAGCCGGACAACACAGCGTTTAAACAGCAGAGACTACCAGCCTGGCAGCCCATCCTGACAGCTGGCACCGTGCTGCCCGCTTTCTTCGTTATCGGTCTCATCTTCATCCCCATCGGCATCGGCCTGTATGTCACTTCCAACAACATCAAAGAGTTCGAGGTACGGTCAGGTCTGCCTGTCAGCTAACTTTATAGCCACCGCTGACCAGGTTCGTCTAGGTTCTTCTGTACAGTATTTTATAACAACAGGCCATATGATAAATATAGTATTAAACCTAAGGGCCTGTTGTATAACGACGAGCAAGAACATAATAACAAACGACCCCTTAATTGTTTACCATGTCCAAACACTGTGAGCCTTTGTCGTTACCGTGTTATACACTTTGTTGCTAGTTAGCTGAAACTAGTGCAGTGTAATACAAACACTGTAATGGAAGGAGTTAATCTTTCAGGAAACTGTTTAAAACATGTGTAGTGAACATTATGAGTGaacattattgttattctgTGGCTACTCCTCTGCTGAGTTGTTTTGCATTATGATAAGAAGTGTTTCTAGTATTTTGTCCGCATATTTATATCGAAATGTTAGAAAGACTTAagttaaacacaacatttaaattaatgaAGCTAGTCAACATGTTATAAACCGCTTTCTAGTGTTACACCCTTATAACAACCATATTAGAAAACACTTATAAAAACTACAGCCAACCAAAATGACCTGTAAACTGACTCTTAGAAACTGAATAGTATAACCTTTATATAATATGGAATTTAATTGAAAGCATTTGTATTGGAATTAGTGTATCTTCTTGTACTGAATCAACTCTTCACTAAGCATATACGGATAGGCTCTTAATAAAAACCTTATGCATCTAGTTTCTAGGTATACTTATTTTCAATCCTGCTCAATTAACCTATCTTCGCCTTTTCAGATTGACTACACTGGTGCAAACATTGAGGATCCATGCTACAACTGTGCTAAGAACTTCAGCTGGAACAGCACAGCACAGTGTTTCTGCACTGTGCCGTTCACATTGGTGCAGCCATTTGAGGTGAGCACCATCCTGCAGTATGCAGACCTAATGAATAATATATGCCTTCAGCTTCAAAACTGATAGTGTTGCTTGAAGTGCTGTAGAAGAGAGAAACTGCCCTTCTGAAATTAAAAGTCCATTAAGATCTATTTAGGTCCAAAAATAGACAGACTCAAGGATTGTTTGGAGCTTTTATTATCATTGATTATTCTAGTCTGAAAATATACAGTCCTGCAACTTCCAGTAAGCTTCTATTGATTTTTATATAAAAGCATTCACCAGTTTCATCCAATTTTATTTCCAATGTTTCTTTAGGTTTATTTGTGTGCCTGTCATCttaacagctttatttatatatttttttttggtgtttgtGATTTGTTGTGGACATCTCTACCTTACTATATTTCttagttcaattaaaaaaaaatgtgtggaGCAACTAAAATCCAACTGAGGAAAAATGACATCTATGTTATCTGAGAACACAACCTATGTTTGTTACACATTaatctttcattcatttaaaaaaaataaaacgttaGTTCTTTGTGTGGTGAATGGATCTGTATAGATGGAGCTAAAGATCCATAAAAGCACTTAAGTGCAACCTGACTAAGGTACCTTCTACTGGCCTTTACTGATGCCCTGTAAATGTCTATAACAcaatctctcctctcctgcagagcaATGTCTTCATGTACTATGGCTTATCCAACTTCTATCAGAACCACCGACGTTATGTTAAGTCCCGAGATGACAGCCAGCTGAATGGTGATCGGTCTGCTTTAATGGTATAATCTTTGGAACTGTTAAAAAACGTTTGAACATgccaatattaaaataaatgcctTTGCATCAGtttaacacagtttttttttttacagagccCCAGCAAGGAATGTGAACCTTACCGTACAAGTGAGGGAACCCCCATTGCTCCATGTGGGGCCATAGCTAACAGCCTTTTCAATGGTTAGTAACTTCACAGGATTATTGTTAATTGTGTGTGTAACTGAAGTCTAAACTTCTTCTGAAAGCCTAGTACATGACAAATCAGTTGCATAAGTTTATCTCTTCAGCTACACTTACTTAAAAGAACAATATTgatgtaatgtttgtttgtttgtttcagacACTCTGCAGCTGTATCACATCGATTCCAACGGCACCTTTAATGAAATTCCTCTGGTCAAGAAGGGAATTGCGTGGTGGACGGACAAACATGTGAAATTCAGGAACCCTGGTGGAAACAACAACCTTACTGTAGCTTTTCAAGGTGATTTCAGATAACTGTGCACATGACCTTCTAGGCTCATAGATAGGGAATTGTTCGTAGAGTCCTTTTagttcatgtttttataattttagCTTCTACCTTTACTGTCACTCCTCTTCCAAAGCACAGGCAAACAGCTTTGGGAGAGCTGTTTCTACCAATATGATAAGGCAGGccctttctttgtgtttggaCTTAAACCAGAGCTATGTCTTAGAGTTTGACCCTGCCAGGGATAGAACCTAGTCCTTGTGTTTGCAGTTCTTTGTGAGAAGAATTTCATCACCCTCATAATCACTTAAGCTGCATTGACCacctttgttttttgtcttgttgtttATCAGGCACATCTAAGCCAGTGAACTGGAGAGAGCCAGTGTTCAAGTTGGACCCCGAAGATCCTGAGAACAATGGCTTCATCAACGAGGACTTCATCGTGTGGATGCGTACAGCGGCACTGCCCACCTTTCGCAAGCTCTATCGCATCATCCAGAAGAAGTCGAGCTCGACCCCCACTTTACCCAGTGGCAAATACGTCTTGAACATCACTTACAGTATCCTTTGAATTATTACTGTACTGCACATCAAAACTAGAGTTAGCCCTAGTCTGTAGGGTTGACTAGCAtggtttttctttccttttgtaaaGAGTCACAGGTAAGATTGTTCATAAAAACTACATGAAAGGTGATaatattaaatctgttttttttacaaaatgttgtcGTAGTTAATCATGCTGTGTTTAGAAATGAACATGCAGCCAGAATCTccagtattttttcttttaaccatGTGACCATCAGATTACCCCGTGCTCAGTTTTGATGGTCGCAAGCGGATGATCCTGAGCACCATCTCCTGGATGGGAGGGAAGAACCCCTTCCTTGGCATTGCCTACATCACTGTGGGCTCGATCTGCTTCTTTCTGGGTGTGGTTCTGCTCATCATCCATCATAAATATGACACCCGCAACAACAGTGCAGATATTCCAAACTAAACTGTTCTTTTATCATGTTCTTCCCATCTATGCATGCATGAGGGGACACCAAAGGGTCCGTTCTGGACTGCTTTTTGGCTTTAGCGTGAATACACTGGTCTCTGtcatttgttgtgtgtttgtgtaaagaCAGCATTGTCTTTATTGTCTCATcaaaagctgtgtttttgtgtcggGCAACTAAGGCAAAAGAAAGATGCtacagtctgtgtctgtgcataTAGCTTTATGTCGGCTGCAGAGAATGTCATTTCCTGTCTTCTATTTATCTATACATTATCAAagtatctgttttattttagcaaTGCTTTGCGAATGGCTTAATTAATGAaggatgtgtgtatttttaatgcaagtttttgtctattttatgTACTGTAGTATGTCCTGCTGATGAATGTACCATTATACATTACATATTTTGAGATTACCTTCAATATAGAATGGGGAAAGTCATTGCTCGTGTGCCGTTAATAATCAATAGCAGCACTGATATTTTACTTGAAGTATGTTATCCTTGCAGCGTCATAGTATACTTATGACGAGTAGTACCAAAAGTTTGATTATTTACCTCCACCGTATCTGAGGCTCAGCCAGTCACaaggcatatttttaaaaacacaatctgaTGCTTGTTAATGAGGAAAAGTGGAATTATATTATTACCACTATATCCAGTATTCATAATTCTAATTCTCTGGGCAGCGTTGCAGGATGATGAGAGCAcaacaactatttatttttacagttgGGCCTGAGTGCTGGATTATCCTGCGTTCTGTAATGTTGACCAAATGATATGCACTTTAAAAGTGTCACATTTGTAAGTCACCAacttgtttgttattttctgttataaAATGTCATTCTGGATTTATTAAGTTAATTGAGTAAATTGTTTAAATTTTAAATTTATGGGTTTTATACAAGGTTTTTAGGGTCCAATTAAATAACTTGGTGAATGTTTTCGTGTAAATTgtgatttctttatttgcatatcACTATCACAGCCGTAATTTAATCATATAATTACCACTACTTTTCTAAGGATGtatttatcctttttatttatcgtaatacattatataattatatgtattattataactagtaaaaacaaaactaaacacAAATTATAACAATGTCACAAGACCGGAAGTTATAGGTTCAACAAGGGATTGTGGGAAGTCGGACTGTCAGTGTGCGTCCTTGTGCTGTGCCTTTACCTCTTAGCTTAACATAACACAGAACTTACCAAAATGTACAGACAACTTCTGGTAAGACAACGTTTACTTTTGTATCAACCATATCCAGTTCCGGTTTTAAGATTAACGTTTGTACTATTTGTAATTAATAGGTAACTTTAGCTGGGTAAGTTCTTATTGACGAGTAACGGTCCTGAGCTAGCTTAACTTTCAAACTTTGCTCATTTACCCCGCTAGCTGTTGAGAGCTAAACATCACTAAACACTGGgcttatttagaaaaataataataatgttacaTATTGTTATGCGTTATTGTCATATCTCATACTGCAAATGCAAAATGGTTTGATATTTGCCCTTCTGTCAGGACGCCAGCTACCTGGTAGCTTAGGCAACAGGAATGAAATAAAGTAAGGTTAGTGACGTTACACACAAAGCGAAATGATCGAGGGTACGGACCTATAGGTGTATCGTTTGCGTCACTTCaactcaacacaaaaacatttgactaCTACAAACATGAATCAGGGACGTGCTTGTGAACCTGCCACAGCAGGTGAAACTCGGAATCCCTAC encodes:
- the LOC134881406 gene encoding cell cycle control protein 50A-like yields the protein MMASSYNAKEEDGNHPGAANHAGAGIVKSKKPDNTAFKQQRLPAWQPILTAGTVLPAFFVIGLIFIPIGIGLYVTSNNIKEFEIDYTGANIEDPCYNCAKNFSWNSTAQCFCTVPFTLVQPFESNVFMYYGLSNFYQNHRRYVKSRDDSQLNGDRSALMSPSKECEPYRTSEGTPIAPCGAIANSLFNDTLQLYHIDSNGTFNEIPLVKKGIAWWTDKHVKFRNPGGNNNLTVAFQGTSKPVNWREPVFKLDPEDPENNGFINEDFIVWMRTAALPTFRKLYRIIQKKSSSTPTLPSGKYVLNITYNYPVLSFDGRKRMILSTISWMGGKNPFLGIAYITVGSICFFLGVVLLIIHHKYDTRNNSADIPN